The following proteins are encoded in a genomic region of Nitrospiraceae bacterium:
- a CDS encoding CBS domain-containing protein: MGSQKTSKSDRVGTLDQDISRIRQQLEILKKFLIDEPSMVALNEFDSATEEILENAFGSSSPLLDTYDYAQLGEAAGLMNLSEEAPEGTTHHSQRETIRQRQRVLESAIGDLEARRASLSQVSKKRKASGPTVSDYMAKTVRSVSLEATLQEAGQCLQTWKIGSVLIQSGDEYLGYITETELTREVVASGTDPVTTTVKTCMREPLVTIETSDPIVEAVRLMKEKGTRHLAVTESNRIVGVISVSDIIRYYSGVV; encoded by the coding sequence ATGGGATCACAGAAGACGTCTAAATCGGATCGTGTAGGAACATTGGATCAGGATATTTCCCGGATACGCCAACAGTTAGAAATCTTGAAAAAATTTCTGATAGATGAGCCTTCCATGGTTGCTTTAAACGAATTTGATTCCGCTACAGAAGAGATTCTCGAGAATGCGTTTGGCAGTTCCTCTCCGCTCTTAGATACCTATGATTATGCCCAACTTGGAGAGGCAGCGGGGCTGATGAATCTTTCTGAAGAGGCACCGGAAGGCACCACCCACCACTCACAGAGGGAAACGATCCGGCAACGGCAGCGAGTGCTGGAAAGCGCGATCGGGGACCTTGAGGCCAGGCGAGCCTCCCTCTCGCAGGTATCCAAGAAACGGAAAGCATCCGGGCCGACCGTTTCCGACTATATGGCAAAAACTGTGCGATCCGTGTCACTTGAGGCCACCTTGCAAGAAGCCGGACAATGCCTTCAAACATGGAAGATCGGGTCGGTGTTAATTCAAAGTGGAGATGAGTATTTGGGGTATATTACCGAAACGGAATTGACTCGAGAGGTTGTCGCGTCCGGAACAGATCCCGTGACCACCACGGTGAAAACCTGCATGCGCGAACCGTTAGTCACGATTGAGACCAGTGATCCAATTGTCGAAGCCGTGCGTCTCATGAAAGAAAAAGGGACCAGGCATCTTGCGGTCACCGAAAGTAACAGGATTGTCGGTGTGATCTCCGTTTCAGATATAATCCGGTATTATTCTGGAGTTGTCTAA
- a CDS encoding Do family serine endopeptidase, with translation MGNKKCNALRHFSRLKDILSSVLAMWIGCGSVVSLGIGMDRSAGWAGEASESSLGRTGEMVFKQGGFADVAQAVTPAVVNITATVDIVESRGGGIPLPFRGFGEGQAPPGIPKRQKGSGSGVILSSDGYIMTNNHVIAQSRDLLVTLPDAREFPAKVVGADPETDLAVIKIQADKLPVIPWGNSASLAVGQYVLAIGNPFGLNSTVTLGIVSALDRGGMGLARFEDFIQTDAAINPGNSGGALVNTRGELVGINTAIASQSGGYQGVGFAVPSSLARPVLEELIKHGKIVRGYLGLGVQEMTTELAPWFGLKSGEGALVTDVVPGGPADKAGIHRGEVILEYQGKTVIDGQMLLEQVTRAPIGEQIELGMIENGKERKVRAIIREQPPIPQAHRTRFPRVEHPLAGVEVADVDEAAIQEYGLNPVTKGAVVSFLEEGCAAELAGIIEGDVIIELNKHPVESVRDYSSWFKRLKKEQAVLVVLVRSARHLYVVVKSS, from the coding sequence ATGGGTAATAAGAAATGCAATGCCTTGCGTCACTTTTCCAGGCTCAAAGATATCTTGAGTTCAGTTCTGGCGATGTGGATTGGTTGTGGCAGTGTGGTTTCGTTGGGTATCGGTATGGACAGAAGTGCCGGATGGGCAGGTGAGGCCTCAGAGTCCTCACTGGGACGAACGGGGGAAATGGTGTTCAAGCAAGGAGGATTTGCGGACGTGGCCCAGGCCGTGACTCCGGCTGTGGTGAATATCACGGCAACCGTTGATATTGTCGAATCCCGGGGAGGAGGTATTCCACTGCCGTTTCGAGGTTTTGGTGAGGGCCAAGCGCCACCGGGTATTCCCAAACGTCAAAAGGGTTCAGGATCAGGCGTCATCCTGTCTTCCGACGGATATATTATGACCAATAATCATGTGATTGCCCAAAGCCGCGATCTCCTTGTCACTCTTCCTGATGCACGTGAATTTCCAGCCAAGGTTGTTGGAGCGGATCCCGAGACGGATTTGGCGGTTATCAAAATTCAGGCAGACAAACTTCCTGTGATTCCCTGGGGCAATTCCGCCTCCTTGGCCGTTGGCCAATATGTATTGGCCATTGGCAACCCGTTTGGTCTGAATTCAACGGTGACGCTAGGTATTGTCAGCGCTCTTGATCGCGGAGGGATGGGGTTAGCCCGATTTGAAGATTTCATTCAGACCGATGCGGCAATTAATCCGGGAAATTCAGGCGGCGCGTTGGTGAACACTCGAGGAGAATTAGTCGGCATAAATACGGCCATAGCCTCGCAAAGTGGAGGATATCAAGGAGTGGGATTCGCTGTGCCTTCTTCATTGGCAAGGCCTGTATTAGAGGAATTGATTAAACATGGCAAGATTGTTAGAGGATATTTAGGTCTGGGGGTCCAGGAAATGACGACGGAACTGGCACCGTGGTTTGGTCTGAAAAGCGGGGAAGGGGCCCTGGTGACCGATGTGGTTCCTGGTGGGCCGGCCGATAAAGCCGGCATACACCGGGGAGAAGTCATTCTTGAGTACCAGGGTAAAACCGTGATAGATGGACAAATGTTGTTGGAACAAGTGACACGTGCCCCTATTGGAGAACAGATTGAACTGGGTATGATCGAAAATGGAAAAGAACGTAAGGTAAGAGCGATCATCCGCGAGCAACCACCAATCCCTCAGGCGCACCGAACTCGATTTCCTCGCGTGGAACATCCTCTTGCCGGGGTGGAAGTGGCCGATGTCGATGAGGCGGCCATTCAGGAATATGGACTGAATCCTGTCACCAAAGGTGCGGTGGTCTCATTCCTTGAGGAAGGATGTGCTGCTGAATTAGCGGGGATCATAGAAGGAGATGTCATTATTGAATTGAATAAGCATCCCGTGGAATCCGTTAGGGACTATTCTTCATGGTTTAAACGGCTTAAAAAAGAACAAGCCGTACTGGTTGTGCTGGTCCGTTCCGCACGCCATTTGTATGTGGTGGTAAAGTCTTCCTGA
- a CDS encoding DegQ family serine endoprotease yields MGINNRGSRGWRFQWPLFFSRVNTRKAGLAGIGFLAGILLLGSWNMPFHSQAAISQAADPASVGSLPNMDKGGFADIAQAVTPAVVNITVRKEAPVPMSGMPSDPMREFFGLPGMPEMPGMPKRPDGPPAPEGQGAGSGVIISSDGYVLTNDHVVDGAKEIMVTLPDNREFTGNVIGLDPQTDLAVIKIEGEDLPYVPWGNSGELRVGEYVLAVGNPFGLNSTVTLGIVSALGRGGMGITQYEDFIQTDAAINPGNSGGALVNTRGQLVGINTAIFSQSGGYQGVGFAVPTNLAKPVYDSLVSTGKVVRGFLGVGIQAVTTDLADSFKLDQSKGALVTNVVPGSPADKAGLKRGDVIVEYQGKPVLDPRSLQHHVIRTTIGTEVKMVVIRDGRKHTLKAEIREQDKPVQVAQAGQMGTTEGPLAGVAVQNLNPGMAEQLGVEENVHGVVVMDVAPGSYAARAGLVQGDVISEINRKPVSSEEDFLKMVSHLQENASALIFIHRGKGALYLTIKV; encoded by the coding sequence ATGGGTATTAACAATCGTGGTTCTCGTGGTTGGCGGTTTCAATGGCCGTTGTTTTTTTCCAGAGTGAATACCCGGAAGGCGGGACTGGCCGGTATCGGTTTCCTGGCTGGAATACTCCTGCTCGGGTCATGGAATATGCCGTTTCATTCTCAAGCAGCCATTTCCCAGGCGGCAGATCCTGCATCGGTGGGATCTCTCCCAAACATGGATAAAGGAGGATTTGCGGACATTGCCCAGGCGGTAACCCCCGCAGTGGTCAATATTACGGTTCGAAAAGAAGCGCCAGTCCCCATGTCGGGGATGCCGTCTGATCCGATGAGAGAGTTTTTCGGTCTGCCAGGAATGCCGGAGATGCCAGGAATGCCGAAAAGGCCGGATGGGCCTCCTGCTCCGGAAGGTCAGGGAGCCGGTTCCGGTGTCATTATCTCTAGTGATGGCTATGTGTTGACCAATGACCATGTGGTCGATGGGGCCAAGGAAATCATGGTGACCCTTCCGGATAATCGCGAATTCACCGGAAACGTGATCGGTCTTGATCCCCAGACTGACTTAGCCGTCATTAAAATTGAGGGGGAGGATCTCCCGTATGTTCCCTGGGGAAATTCGGGCGAGCTTCGAGTCGGAGAATATGTCCTGGCGGTCGGCAATCCTTTTGGACTGAATTCCACCGTTACGCTGGGGATTGTCAGCGCATTAGGTCGAGGAGGCATGGGCATCACTCAGTATGAAGATTTTATTCAGACCGATGCGGCGATCAATCCGGGAAATTCCGGTGGAGCGTTGGTGAATACCCGAGGCCAACTGGTCGGAATTAACACCGCAATCTTTTCTCAATCCGGCGGGTACCAAGGCGTGGGATTTGCGGTTCCCACCAATCTTGCCAAACCGGTGTATGACAGTTTGGTCAGTACCGGAAAAGTGGTACGAGGATTTTTGGGCGTCGGTATACAAGCCGTCACGACGGATCTCGCAGACTCGTTTAAATTGGATCAATCCAAAGGTGCGCTGGTCACGAATGTTGTTCCTGGAAGTCCTGCGGACAAGGCAGGCCTCAAGCGGGGTGATGTGATTGTTGAATATCAGGGAAAACCCGTGTTGGATCCGCGTAGTCTTCAGCACCATGTCATCAGGACCACTATCGGCACGGAAGTGAAGATGGTGGTGATCCGGGATGGTCGAAAGCATACCCTAAAGGCGGAGATCCGTGAACAAGACAAGCCTGTTCAAGTGGCCCAAGCCGGCCAGATGGGCACGACGGAAGGACCGCTCGCCGGGGTGGCTGTTCAGAATCTCAACCCTGGCATGGCCGAGCAACTAGGAGTGGAAGAAAATGTGCACGGAGTAGTAGTCATGGATGTCGCTCCGGGAAGTTATGCCGCACGGGCAGGACTGGTTCAAGGTGATGTGATCAGTGAAATCAATCGTAAGCCAGTCAGTTCTGAGGAGGATTTCCTGAAGATGGTTTCCCACTTGCAGGAGAATGCCTCAGCTTTAATTTTTATCCATCGGGGAAAAGGGGCGTTGTATTTGACCATTAAGGTATAA